A stretch of DNA from Triticum dicoccoides isolate Atlit2015 ecotype Zavitan chromosome 2A, WEW_v2.0, whole genome shotgun sequence:
AATGCTCAGTTTCTGCATTCCTGCTTCTGCTGATGATCTGAAACTTGATGCTGCATTCAAAAGGCTGGAGCTCCAccaggaagaaccactgccactgcTGTTTGCGCGTGGTTCAACTTTCTGACTTCTTCTTAGCATGTTGGCAAAGGGGAAGGTAGGTTCCGGTTTTCTTGGGCCCGGGCACTTGTGATCAGGACCAAATCTGTGCTTGAGGCAGTGCTCTTTGCTACAATCTTTGCACATGATTGTGTTCGAAAATGTCAGCTGTTCTCTGCACCCAGGAACTGGGCATTTCTTTTTCTTTGTTGCTCTCTGGTAATTTGATGGATCACAATCAGTATTAACATGAGACTCCCAGGTGATGTTTGCATCTTCATTTGGATTCAGGCGAACTCCTTTAGCACATAGTGGGCAGACGACGACAGTGACATCCTTGTTATTAGCCTTTGGACACTTATGTGATGTATGACTTCGGTGCTGAAGGCAAAAGACCTGAACAATCATACAATAGCCATATTAGCACAATGGCTGGCTGCACTCAGTGATGACAGAACTGTTTAGACTTAAGGTGCCCGTGCATTTTAAAAGGCAAATAATTTCAGAATGCAAAATAAACTGAATTTCCATAAGAATAAATACTACACATTCTGTAAAAAAAATCGAATACAATTAACTCAGCAAAAAACTTCATTCTTCACAAATTACTATACATGACTACCATCCTCAATGCAAATGTGCAATCTTATATTTATATTAAGAAAGTCAGGAAGTGCAGAAGGATTGAACACATTTTGGGTGGAAAGAAAAGGATTATTTATCTCTTATATTTAGTCAGTATTCGAAATTCTGCCACACTTCAAAATTTGTAGACAAATACTTCAGGTAAGCATCACCAGGGTAATATATAGGGACTGCATGTTGCAATGAGAATCaaaagggggggagggggggggtggGGGGTCAGGGGGTGCAACTGAAAACAACACTTGGGACTTGGGTGCTACTGCGGTTATGAATACAACTTTCATCATCAATGCCACCCATACGTGAAAATTGAAAACATATCACTCCTAGTCGATTAagcttcttttcctttttcccTCTGTTTCCAGTTTGGTTAGAGTCCAACATTTCTTGATACACCAATAGTTGCTTCTTATTAAGTACAGTAATGCATCAAGTAGTGTGCTTCAGGACACTATTGAAAATCTAATATTTCCTTAATTTTAAAAAAGGCTAGCTCTCATGAAATACAtaatccctccgtcccacaatataagattgCTTTTCAAGCTACCATAGCTTAaaaaatgatcttatattatgggacggagggagtattttatacTTAAACCATGCACACATGTTTGCCTGTTGTTTCTTCAATGATATGCTTTACAAAAGGTTCCTTCTACTTTAGTATATGACAATGGCAGTTACGAACTTAGATCAAGTAGGTTTTACATTCGAGTCCAGAAACATGTGTCCATAAACTAACAACCTAGCACAACGGACTTGAAAATAAATGTTTCATTCAACCAAAGCATTCTTTCGGCATCTCCCAAAAGTTCATGCAGAGCATGTCACTATTGATGAAATACTAAGCAGTTAGCAGTGACGCAATAACTCTACTTCAGCAAGAAAGCGAGCAGAAGCACTGCTTCAAGATGGCAGACGTTGACACCCTATTGCATAGAACTGGGGAAAGAAAGGCTCTTCCCTGCTGCCCAGGCAACAACATGAATGGCTAAGGGACATTGACAATGATAATTCGGTTTCCCTTAGCCCCTCACCATCTCCTGAGGTGAGTTCTTACTTCTTAGTAGGCTGCTAGATCAAAATAAGTAAAACCCAGGCAAGGTCTCCCCGCCCAAACTACTAATCCCAGGATCTACTTCAGGAAACCGCGTCTACAGAGAAGGAACGATTCTCGCGTTCCATAATCCACATAACAATACTCAGACGGGCCCAAGCTCTAAACGCAATTAATCCAATTTCCACGCTAATCAATAGTAAAATTCGGTCAACGAACACAACGGCGGCTCAGAGGGACAGGGGAGGCGGAAACGTACGAAGTCGCATCTGTCGCAGGTGAAGGGGAGGAAATCGATCTGGTGGCAGTCGCCGACGCTGCAGTGCCGCCCCAGGTCAGGGAACTCCGGCGTGCCCATGGCCCGCCGGAACCGCGCGCGCTTCGGGGGATCCGAGCAAACTCGGCGACGCGCGCCCCGTCCGCTCCGACGGCTGCCTCGGTCGCTGCCACCGGCAGGGAAGGGGAAGGGGGAGAAGGTCGCTCGCCCGCACGCGGAAGGGGCACGAAATCGCTTACAAAACGTTTTGACGGTGTGTTTTCGGCCAGGCCCTCGGACTTGTGTGCAGTTTATGCCCGGTACTCGTATGACCGCGGGCCCGTGTTAACAGTTGGTACGCgctttgtttgtgtgtgtgtgtNNNNNNNNNNNNNNNNNNNNNNNNNNNNNNNNNNNNNNNNNNNNNNNNNNNNNNNNNNNNNNNNNNNNNNNNNNNNNNNNNNNNNNNNNNNNNNNNNNNNNNNNNNNNNNNNNNNNNNNNNNNNNNNNNNNNNNNNNNNNNNNNNNNNNNNNNNNNNNNNNNNNNNNNNNNNNNNNNNNNNNNNNNNNNNNNNNNNNNNNNNNNNNNNNNNNNNNNNNNNNNNNNNNNNNNNNNNNNNNNNNNNNNNNNNNNNNNNNNNNNNNNNNNNNNNNNNNNNNNNNNNNNNNNNNNNNNNNNNNNNNNNNNNNNNNNNNNNNNNNNNNNNNNNNNNNNNNNNNNNNNNNNNNNNNNNNNNNNNNNNNNNNNNNNNNNNNNNNNNNNNNNNNNNNNNNNNNNNNNNNNNNNNNNNNNNNNNNNNNNNNNNNNNNNNNNNNNNNNNNNNNNNNNNNNNNNNNNNNNNNNNNNNNNNNNNNNNNNNNNNNNNNNNNNNNNNNNNNNNNNNNNNNNNNNNNNNNNNNNNNNNNNNNNNNNNNNNNNNNNNNNNNNNNNNNNNNNNNNNNNNNNNNNNNNNNNNNNNNNNNNNNNNNNNNNNNNNNNNNNNNNNNNNNNNNNNNNNNNNNNNNNNNNNNNNNNNNNNNNNNNNNNNNNNNNNNNNNNNNNNNNNNNNNNNNNNNNNNNNNNNNNNNNNNNNNNNNNNNNNNNNNNNNNNNNNNNNNNNNNNNNNNNNNNNNTGTGGGCTAATTAATGAGGGACATTGTTGCAGGGGGGCaccggtgtgtgtgtggggggggggggctacaaGTCGGTGCAAGAACAGCTTTTGGGCGAACAGTAATGTTGTTGCAAGGGATGGTACAAGGCCTGAGTCTGTCGTTCACCGTGGTGCTGCGAGGGCTCTCTCGACCGTTGCAACATGGGGGATGTTACGACTATAAAGTGAGAGGGGGGTGGTGTGATGGTGTGATGGTTGGAACCTTGGCTATGGCTGGAACCTTGGCGAACCGGTTAGCAACATGGTTCATGTTACAAGCTCCCGAGGGGAATAAGGCTCATGTTGCACAACACTAAAGAGGAGGACGAGGTGGGGTATTGTGATGTTGAGGGAATCCAACGACTGATGATGCCGTGACAAATGGTCGACGAAGCGGCAGTTATTTTCTAGTTTATAGTCGGTCGACGCCTAGTGCCTGGAATGGTTAGTCATTGACATGTTTCTATGCAATGTTTTATGGGAAAGTCTTCAATTCCACCCGCCGATTTTGTGGAAGAAATAGATCGCCCACAACACCTGACAGGTGCCCTTTGTGGTTCCACCCAC
This window harbors:
- the LOC119354074 gene encoding zinc finger AN1 and C2H2 domain-containing stress-associated protein 16-like, with the protein product MGTPEFPDLGRHCSVGDCHQIDFLPFTCDRCDFVFCLQHRSHTSHKCPKANNKDVTVVVCPLCAKGVRLNPNEDANITWESHVNTDCDPSNYQRATKKKKCPVPGCREQLTFSNTIMCKDCSKEHCLKHRFGPDHKCPGPRKPEPTFPFANMLRRSQKVEPRANSSGSGSSWWSSSLLNAASSFRSSAEAGMQKLSIATSEAVQKAKDGVTPSSSGGGLVEQCVQCPARFSTVGALIEHAEKSHGNNSQPSRGKVTIDACPKCSKGFQDPVLLVEHVEREHGGTSKA